GTGCGGATTGCCGACATGATCGGCGTGGATAAGGTGGCGTAAGATGCGGACAGAATTTACTCCCGAACAGGAAGCATTCCGCCGCGAAGTCGCCGAATGGCTCGAGGAACAGCTTTCGGGGCCGTTCGCGGCGATCCGCAATCTGAGCAGCATGAGCGGCGAGATTTCCAAGCGTCTCGAATGGGAAAAGGCTCTCGGCAAGGCCGGTTACAGCGCGATTGCGTGGCCTAAGGAATATGGTGGTCGCAGCGCAACGATCGCCGAACAGGTGATCTTTGCAGAGGAATACGCGCGCGCAGGTGCGCCCGGCCGGATTGGCCACCTCGGGGTGACCATGGCCGGGCCGACCTTCATCTACTTCGGCACGGAAGAGCAGAAGCAGCAGTTCCTGCCGCCTATTCTCAGCGGTGACGTGCTGTGGGCGCAGGGCTTCTCGGAACCCAATGCCGGGTCTGACCTTTCGAACATCCGCACCAAGGCGCGCCTTGAAGAGGGGCCGAACGGTCCGGAATGGGTGATCGAAGGGCAGAAAATCTGGACCAGTCTGGCCCAGTATGCCCAGTGGATTTTCGTGCTGGCACGAACGGAAGAAGGCAGCCAGGGTTCGAAGGGGATTTCCTTCCTGCTGGTGCCGATCGACCAGCCCGGCGTGGAACTGCGCCCGATCAAGCAGATGACGGGTGGTGCAGAGTTCAACGAGACTTTCTTCGATGGCGCGCGCACGGCGGCTGCCAATATCGTTGGCAAGCCGGGTGAAGGCTGGAAGGTCGCGATGGGTCTGCTCTCTCATGAACGTGGGGCATCTTCGCTGGGTATCCAGATGAGCTTCCAGACCGAGTTGCAGAAGGTCATCGATGCCGCCAACGCCAATGGGGCTGCGCAGGACCCCCTGATCCGTGACCGGATTGCCCGGGCGCACTCGGGGCTGAAGCTTATGCGGTACAATGCGCTGCGCACCCTGTCGAAGGGCGACAACGAAATGCTCTCGCGCGAAGCCTTCATCCACAAAATCTACTGGGGCACCTGGCACAAGAAGCTGGGGGAACTGGCGATGGATGTGGTGGGCGCACCGGGGCTTATCGCCCCGACGCAAGACTATGCCTTCGACGATCTGGCGAACATCTACCTCTACACGCGGTCGGAAACGATCCATGGGGGGACGAACCAGATTCAGCGCAATATCATTTCTGAGC
This genomic window from Caenibius tardaugens NBRC 16725 contains:
- a CDS encoding acyl-CoA dehydrogenase family protein, with translation MRTEFTPEQEAFRREVAEWLEEQLSGPFAAIRNLSSMSGEISKRLEWEKALGKAGYSAIAWPKEYGGRSATIAEQVIFAEEYARAGAPGRIGHLGVTMAGPTFIYFGTEEQKQQFLPPILSGDVLWAQGFSEPNAGSDLSNIRTKARLEEGPNGPEWVIEGQKIWTSLAQYAQWIFVLARTEEGSQGSKGISFLLVPIDQPGVELRPIKQMTGGAEFNETFFDGARTAAANIVGKPGEGWKVAMGLLSHERGASSLGIQMSFQTELQKVIDAANANGAAQDPLIRDRIARAHSGLKLMRYNALRTLSKGDNEMLSREAFIHKIYWGTWHKKLGELAMDVVGAPGLIAPTQDYAFDDLANIYLYTRSETIHGGTNQIQRNIISERGLGLPREPRG